A stretch of the Capsicum annuum cultivar UCD-10X-F1 chromosome 8, UCD10Xv1.1, whole genome shotgun sequence genome encodes the following:
- the LOC107839092 gene encoding LOW QUALITY PROTEIN: potassium channel KAT3 (The sequence of the model RefSeq protein was modified relative to this genomic sequence to represent the inferred CDS: deleted 2 bases in 1 codon; substituted 1 base at 1 genomic stop codon): MIFVRNLLFNKMESGGLLPIDLVVDAFFAIDILLTFFVAYLDKSTNLLTDDHYKIAFRYVIHLGFPIDVASTIPFQTIYQFFDGKKQQGNIFGFLNFLRLWRLRRVSKFFSRLEKDTRFNYFWIRLCKLVCVTLFAVHSAGCFYYCLATHYHTAENTWIGSNVTNFKERSISLGYTYSMYWSVVTLTTVGYGDLHAHNTGEKVFAIFYMLFNIGLTAYIIGNMTNLIVQSVAKTFAMRDAINEILRYASKNRLPEGIKEKMLAHVTLRFKTAELQQEEVLEDLPLAIRSSIAQHLFHTTLENTYLFKGCPKTFVQLVSEIKAEYFPPKVDIVIQNEIPTDFYIIVSGALEVVTYKNGIKQFLSKLESPELFGEIGVIINTPQPFTVRSQRLSQVVRISYHHFKQLVLPLKADGKIILFNFLQHLKVKEELQEILLISELLNDLHSEAGTVSNGQNHEGKSQEGSKIHCVSGTFPTRIIIHGHHPHDKPNEGRIAGKLIHLPESAESLLRIAEKRFGKRGSIILMADGSQREDLCALRENDHLXIV, from the exons atgatatttgtaaGGAATTTACTGTTCAACAAGATGGAAAGTGGAGGCCTTTTGCCTATTGATTTAGTGGTGGATGCCTTCTTCGCCATTGACATTCTTCTCACTTTCTTTGTCGCTTACTTGGACAAATCCACTAATTTACTCACTGATGATCACTACAAAATTGCTTTCAG GTATGTGATTCATCTAGGATTTCCAATCGATGTTGCATCGACCATACCATTCCAAACAATATACCAATTCTTTGATGGGAAAAAGCAACAAGGCAACATTTTTGGCTTCCTCAACTTCCTCAGACTTTGGCGTCTGCGTCGTGTTAGTAAATTTTTCTCAAG GCTAGAGAAGGACACTCGATTCAACTACTTCTGGATAAGATTATGTAAACTAGTTTGT GTGACCTTATTCGCAGTGCATTCCGCTGGATGTTTCTATTACTGCCTAGCAACACATTATCATACCGCAGAAAATACCTGGATTGGGTCAAATGTTACTAATTTCAAAGAAAGAAGCATCTCTCTGGGATACACATATTCCATGTATTGGTCTGTTGTTACCCTCACCACAGTTGGTTATGGCGATCTCCACGCACATAATACAGGGGAGAAGGTTTTCGCCATCTTCTACATGCTTTTCAACATTGGCCTGACTGCTTACATAATTGGCAACATGACCAATCTTATTGTCCAGAGTGTTGCTAAAACATTTGCAATG AGGGATGCCATCAACGAGATACTACGATATGCAAGCAAGAATAGACTTCCTGAAGGCATAAAAGAGAAAATGCTGGCACATGTAACACTCAGATTCAAGACTGCAGAACTACAGCAAGAGGAAGTACTAGAAGACTTACCCCTT GCAATAAGATCTAGCATTGCACAGCATCTCTTCCATACTACCCTTGAAAATACCTATCTTTTCAAAGGGTGTCCGAAGACTTTTGTTCAGTTG GTTTCGGAGATAAAAGCAGAATATTTTCCTCCGAAAGTTGACATTGTTATTCAAAATGAGATACCAACAGATTTCTACATTATTGTCTCCGGGGCTTTG GAAGTGGTTACATACAAGAATGGAATCAAACAG TTCCTGTCAAAGTTGGAATCCCCAGAATTGTTCGGGGAAATAGGTGTGATCATTAATACGCCTCAGCCTTTCACTGTCAGAAGTCAGAGGCTCTCTCAGGTTGTTCGAATCAGCTATCACCACTTCAAACAACTCGTGCTGCCCCTAAAAGCAGATGGAAAGATAATCCTCTTTAATTTTCTTCAG CATCTGAAAGTAAAGGAAGAGCTACAAGAGATACTGCTCATATCTGAGCTGCTGAATGACCTGCATAGTGAG GCTGGTACAGTGAGTAACGGACAAAATCATGAAGGAAAAAGCCAAGAAGGAAGCA AAATTCATTGTGTGTCGGGCACATTTCCCACTAGGATTATAATACATGGACATCATCCACATGACAAACCAAATGAAGGAAGAATTGCAGGAAAACTAATACATCTACCTGAGTCAGCTGAAAGTCTTCTAAGGATAGCAG AAAAAAGGTTTGGCAAAAGAGGAAGCATAATTCTCATGGCAGATGGCTCCCAACGGGAGGATTTGTGTGCTTTGCGAGAAAATGATCACTTGTAAATAGTTTGA